A window of the Kosakonia sp. BYX6 genome harbors these coding sequences:
- the glpC gene encoding anaerobic glycerol-3-phosphate dehydrogenase subunit GlpC, with protein sequence MNSSPFESCIKCTVCTTACPVSRVNPAYPGPKQAGPDGERLRLKDAALYDEALKYCTNCKRCETACPSGVKIGDIIQRARAQYATKPFSVRNAILSHTDLMGTLSTPVAPLVNAATSLKPVRQLLDKALKIDHHRTLPKYSNGTFRRWYRSVAAKQQTFAQQVAFFHGCYVNYNHPQLGKDLIQVLNHMGIGVQLLQREKCCGVPLIANGFFDKAKKQAQCNVQSLEQAIGMDGLPVIATSSTCTFTLRDEYPHLLEVDNSHVRAHIDLATRWIWRMLDEGRSLTLRETPLKVVYHTPCHMEKMGWTHYTLELLRRIPGLELTVLDSRCCGIAGTYGFKSENYPTSQAIGAPLFAQIEASGADLVITDCETCKWQIEMSTSKRCEHPITLLARALG encoded by the coding sequence ATGAACAGCAGCCCATTTGAAAGCTGTATCAAATGTACCGTCTGCACCACCGCGTGCCCGGTCAGCCGCGTTAACCCGGCGTATCCCGGCCCGAAACAGGCCGGCCCGGATGGCGAGCGGCTTCGCCTGAAAGATGCCGCGCTGTATGACGAGGCGTTGAAGTACTGCACAAACTGCAAACGGTGCGAAACCGCCTGCCCGTCGGGGGTAAAAATCGGCGATATTATTCAGCGCGCCCGGGCGCAGTACGCAACAAAACCGTTTTCCGTGCGTAACGCGATCCTCAGCCACACCGATTTGATGGGCACACTTTCTACACCGGTAGCCCCGCTGGTTAATGCCGCAACGTCTTTAAAACCGGTGCGTCAGTTATTGGATAAAGCTTTAAAAATTGATCATCACCGCACGTTGCCAAAATATTCCAACGGCACATTTCGCCGTTGGTATCGCAGCGTCGCGGCCAAACAGCAGACGTTCGCGCAGCAGGTGGCGTTTTTCCACGGTTGCTATGTCAATTACAACCACCCGCAACTGGGCAAGGATCTGATTCAGGTACTGAATCATATGGGCATCGGCGTGCAGTTATTACAACGGGAGAAGTGCTGCGGCGTGCCACTGATTGCCAACGGATTTTTCGACAAAGCGAAAAAGCAGGCGCAGTGTAATGTGCAATCGTTGGAGCAGGCAATTGGCATGGATGGCCTGCCGGTGATTGCCACCTCCTCCACCTGCACATTTACCTTGCGCGATGAGTACCCGCACCTATTGGAAGTAGATAACAGCCATGTGCGTGCACATATCGATTTAGCCACGCGCTGGATTTGGCGCATGCTCGACGAAGGGCGCAGCCTGACGCTTCGCGAGACGCCGCTGAAAGTGGTTTATCACACGCCGTGTCATATGGAAAAAATGGGCTGGACGCACTACACGCTGGAGCTGTTGCGACGCATTCCGGGGCTGGAACTCACAGTGCTGGATTCGCGCTGCTGCGGGATTGCCGGGACGTATGGTTTCAAAAGTGAAAACTACCCGACCTCGCAGGCGATTGGCGCACCGCTGTTTGCGCAGATTGAAGCCAGCGGCGCGGATCTGGTGATAACAGATTGCGAAACCTGTAAATGGCAGATTGAGATGTCCACCAGCAAACGCTGCGAACATCCCATTACTTTGCTGGCGCGCGCATTAGGCTAG
- the glpB gene encoding glycerol-3-phosphate dehydrogenase subunit GlpB, giving the protein MRFDTVIIGGGLAGLLCGIRLSESGQRCAIVSRGQSALSFSSGSLDLLSYLPDGQPVDNLESAIAQLQQQHSEHPYARLGAQRVRQYAQQTQTLLADCGLALQGDVDTPHQRVTPLGTFRQAWLSPQEVPLKTQTRLHTGVVGISGFLDFQPQLAAGALRKRGIDAQAEEIELPLLDRLRDNASEFRAVNIARQLDLPEHFEALYAALRPLSEQYEMLYLPACFGLTDSVVFDRLNQQLACPLRLLPTLPPSVPGMRMQHLLQQRFTRSGGNWMPGDDVLRADTNNARVTQLWTRKHEDIPLRARHVVLASGSFFSNGLIAGRDRVREAVFDLDVLQSAERRDWYRDDVFDTQPWQQFGVRTDEHLHGLRHGEALDNLFVIGSVLGGFDAIAQGCGAGVCAVTALHAAQQILAQGGE; this is encoded by the coding sequence ATGAGATTTGATACGGTGATCATTGGCGGCGGGCTGGCGGGGTTGCTGTGCGGGATTCGCCTAAGCGAAAGCGGCCAGCGCTGCGCCATTGTCAGCCGGGGCCAGAGTGCGCTGAGCTTCTCCTCCGGTTCGTTAGATTTACTGTCGTATCTGCCGGACGGCCAGCCGGTCGACAACCTGGAAAGCGCAATCGCCCAGCTTCAGCAACAGCATAGCGAACATCCCTATGCCCGGCTTGGCGCACAGCGCGTGCGCCAGTATGCGCAGCAAACGCAAACCCTGCTCGCCGATTGCGGTCTGGCGTTACAGGGCGATGTGGATACGCCGCACCAGCGCGTCACTCCGCTCGGAACCTTCCGCCAGGCGTGGCTTAGCCCGCAGGAAGTACCGTTAAAAACGCAGACCCGGCTACACACCGGCGTGGTTGGCATCAGTGGTTTTCTCGATTTTCAGCCACAACTCGCCGCTGGCGCACTGCGTAAACGCGGCATTGACGCCCAGGCCGAAGAGATCGAGCTACCGCTGCTTGACCGGCTACGCGATAACGCCAGTGAGTTCCGCGCCGTCAATATCGCCCGCCAACTGGATTTGCCGGAACACTTTGAGGCACTGTATGCAGCGCTGCGCCCGCTGAGCGAGCAGTATGAAATGCTCTACCTGCCCGCCTGTTTTGGCCTGACGGACAGTGTTGTGTTTGATCGCCTGAACCAACAACTCGCCTGCCCGCTGCGCCTGTTGCCGACGCTGCCGCCGTCTGTGCCGGGCATGCGCATGCAACATTTGCTGCAACAGCGCTTTACCCGCAGCGGCGGAAACTGGATGCCCGGCGATGACGTGCTGCGCGCCGATACTAACAACGCGCGCGTCACGCAGTTATGGACGCGCAAGCATGAAGATATCCCGCTGCGCGCGCGCCATGTGGTGCTCGCCAGCGGCAGTTTTTTCAGTAACGGATTAATCGCCGGGCGCGATCGCGTACGCGAAGCGGTGTTTGATCTGGATGTGTTGCAAAGCGCAGAACGGCGCGACTGGTATCGCGACGATGTGTTTGATACGCAGCCATGGCAACAATTCGGCGTGCGAACCGATGAACATCTGCACGGCCTGCGACACGGCGAGGCGCTGGACAATCTCTTTGTTATCGGCTCTGTGTTGGGCGGGTTTGATGCCATCGCGCAGGGCTGTGGCGCAGGTGTTTGCGCCGTGACCGCGCTGCACGCGGCGCAACAGATCCTAGCTCAGGGAGGCGAATAA